Proteins found in one bacterium genomic segment:
- a CDS encoding DUF4870 domain-containing protein has product MSTTNTSFENREVAPPVQSDENMWAMLCHLGGLVGFVFPFGNIIAPFAIWLIHREKFPLVDDQGKEAVNFQISLSVYLIASALMVLIGIGLFLLIGLLVFSLVVIIKAALQARDGGKYRYPLTIRFIQ; this is encoded by the coding sequence ATGAGCACCACCAACACCAGTTTCGAAAACCGTGAGGTTGCGCCGCCGGTCCAATCCGATGAAAATATGTGGGCGATGCTTTGCCATCTCGGCGGTTTGGTCGGCTTCGTGTTCCCGTTTGGGAATATCATTGCTCCGTTCGCGATTTGGTTGATCCACCGGGAAAAATTCCCGCTGGTCGACGACCAGGGCAAAGAAGCAGTCAATTTTCAGATCAGTCTCAGCGTCTATTTGATTGCCTCCGCGCTGATGGTGTTGATCGGCATCGGCCTTTTTCTGTTGATCGGGTTGCTTGTCTTTTCCCTGGTTGTCATCATCAAGGCGGCGCTGCAGGCGCGCGACGGCGGCAAGTATCGTTACCCGCTCACGATTCGGTTCATTCAGTGA
- a CDS encoding SpoIIE family protein phosphatase, whose product MKLNTRIALIMVLACGRGALAQFAITIDAQRDSFYQQLTGPSEGFLVIPHDEFLPLSGPRPAGDADLSAQAWAAWDEDFFYFYVEVRDEAVIVNHPSRPQNDCLELKFDPDPRQKARAGVVNARLSALDSAAARNRAGVDNLYSEGDLAAQAASPRNYARRRTQDGYALELRLAWRWISVLKRRVPVGVGNIFGLAINVHDNDSDHRDGSIQWAPGRADEVWNTPQLLGTVEFLADHKLKFIRQNFIAPHAAMGKTYLSAARLRHRPGREFILENWRYHPGDSAVWADPACDDRSWEVTFPRLTSAQKPESGWPGVGWFRLHVEVDSSLWAVPLAFAIRQTGASEVYLNGKRLFHQGRVGRSRETERTEIERNPRVIAWAAQKEQVLAVRYSNFSTAAFNQLGVDAGFACLIWEDVNARVAARTQDVRTLTIYQMVFSVVPIVLALLHLFLYLFDVRARVNLYFAICMFCWAVIVFEDLHFFFIASVWQMLGFESVSLLVTGPAIVFGLLTAYASVYHRPPRQIAFFIIAGVLVTIWGWLSLWGVVATSLRTFQIILYVYLALAALEVLRIFVVQVVKREQARWIMGAGLIALMLALVYQLLIGMGMVAPVGQYGVVYIYGVLVLSICVSVDLSRNYAQTNRRLEQQLVQVQELSQKALTQERHAKEQELARRLLEADNARKTQELEEAREFQLSLLPKMIPVLPQVEIATFMRPATEVGGDYYDFHLAADGTLTVAIGDATGHGMKAGTMVASVKSLFTAYGDRAEVGQLLGNWSAIIREMHLDHIYMAMALIRITGRRMIVSAAGMPPLLIYRHATAAVEEVVLKGMPLGGPGATGYQERQTTLARGDTVLLMSDGFPELFNAENEMLDSTRVRQLYEETASRSAAEIIRHLVAGCEQWQNGKPQNDDITFVVLKFK is encoded by the coding sequence ATGAAACTGAACACCCGGATTGCTCTGATCATGGTGTTGGCCTGCGGCCGCGGCGCGCTGGCGCAGTTTGCCATCACCATCGATGCACAGAGGGATTCATTCTACCAGCAGTTGACCGGCCCCTCCGAGGGTTTCCTGGTCATCCCGCATGACGAGTTTCTGCCGTTGAGCGGTCCGAGGCCGGCGGGCGATGCCGATCTCTCGGCGCAAGCTTGGGCCGCGTGGGACGAAGACTTTTTCTACTTCTATGTCGAGGTGCGGGATGAGGCGGTCATCGTCAATCATCCTTCCCGCCCCCAAAATGATTGTCTCGAACTCAAGTTCGATCCTGATCCCCGTCAAAAGGCCCGGGCCGGCGTCGTCAATGCACGGCTTTCCGCGCTGGATAGTGCCGCGGCGCGCAATCGCGCCGGGGTGGACAATCTGTACTCGGAAGGCGATCTGGCGGCCCAGGCGGCCTCGCCGCGGAACTATGCCCGAAGAAGAACGCAAGACGGTTACGCCCTCGAGCTGCGGCTGGCGTGGCGCTGGATTTCCGTCCTGAAGCGAAGGGTGCCGGTGGGCGTGGGCAATATCTTTGGCCTGGCGATCAATGTTCATGATAATGATTCCGATCATCGCGACGGCTCCATTCAATGGGCACCGGGCAGGGCGGACGAAGTGTGGAACACGCCCCAGCTTCTGGGCACGGTGGAGTTTCTCGCCGATCACAAACTCAAATTCATCCGGCAGAACTTCATCGCGCCGCACGCGGCGATGGGCAAGACCTATCTGTCCGCGGCGCGGCTGCGGCACCGGCCCGGCAGAGAGTTTATTCTGGAGAACTGGCGCTATCACCCCGGCGACAGCGCGGTCTGGGCGGATCCTGCCTGTGATGACCGTTCCTGGGAAGTGACCTTCCCGCGGTTGACCTCGGCACAAAAGCCGGAAAGCGGCTGGCCGGGCGTGGGCTGGTTTCGCTTGCATGTCGAAGTGGATTCCTCGTTGTGGGCGGTGCCGCTTGCGTTCGCGATCCGGCAGACCGGTGCCTCCGAGGTCTACCTCAATGGCAAACGGCTCTTTCATCAGGGCCGCGTCGGCCGGTCGCGCGAGACCGAGCGAACCGAGATCGAAAGGAATCCCCGCGTCATTGCCTGGGCCGCGCAGAAGGAGCAAGTGCTCGCCGTCCGCTATTCGAATTTCTCCACCGCCGCCTTCAATCAATTGGGGGTCGATGCCGGCTTCGCCTGCCTGATTTGGGAAGACGTCAACGCGCGCGTGGCCGCGCGCACGCAGGACGTTCGCACGTTGACCATCTACCAGATGGTCTTTTCCGTGGTGCCGATCGTGCTGGCGCTGCTCCACCTGTTTCTTTACTTGTTCGACGTGCGCGCCCGGGTAAATCTCTATTTCGCCATTTGCATGTTCTGCTGGGCCGTCATCGTTTTCGAGGATCTGCATTTCTTCTTTATTGCGAGCGTCTGGCAAATGCTCGGCTTTGAGAGCGTTTCTCTGCTGGTGACCGGCCCGGCGATCGTGTTCGGCCTGCTCACCGCGTACGCGAGCGTGTACCACCGGCCTCCCCGCCAAATCGCGTTTTTCATCATTGCCGGTGTGCTCGTGACCATTTGGGGATGGTTGTCGCTGTGGGGCGTGGTCGCCACCAGCTTGAGGACTTTCCAGATCATTCTCTATGTCTACCTCGCCCTCGCCGCGCTCGAGGTGCTGCGCATCTTTGTGGTGCAAGTGGTCAAACGCGAACAGGCAAGGTGGATCATGGGCGCCGGTTTGATCGCGCTGATGCTGGCGCTGGTCTATCAACTGCTGATCGGCATGGGGATGGTGGCGCCCGTCGGCCAATATGGCGTGGTGTACATCTATGGCGTGCTGGTGCTCAGCATTTGCGTGTCCGTCGATCTTTCCCGCAATTATGCGCAAACCAACCGCCGCCTCGAACAGCAACTGGTGCAAGTCCAGGAGCTTTCGCAAAAGGCCTTGACGCAGGAGCGTCACGCCAAGGAACAGGAGCTGGCACGCCGGCTGTTGGAAGCGGACAATGCCCGCAAGACGCAGGAGCTGGAAGAAGCGCGCGAGTTTCAACTCTCGCTGCTGCCCAAGATGATTCCGGTTCTGCCGCAGGTGGAAATCGCGACTTTCATGCGGCCGGCCACCGAAGTCGGCGGGGATTACTACGATTTTCATCTTGCGGCCGACGGGACCTTGACCGTGGCGATCGGGGACGCCACCGGTCACGGCATGAAAGCAGGAACGATGGTGGCCTCCGTCAAGAGCCTGTTCACCGCCTACGGTGACCGCGCGGAGGTGGGGCAACTGCTGGGCAACTGGTCGGCGATCATCCGGGAGATGCATCTCGATCACATCTACATGGCGATGGCACTCATTCGCATTACCGGCCGGCGCATGATCGTGTCCGCCGCCGGCATGCCGCCGCTGCTCATCTATCGCCACGCCACCGCCGCCGTGGAAGAAGTGGTGCTGAAAGGCATGCCGCTGGGCGGCCCCGGCGCGACCGGCTACCAGGAAAGACAAACGACACTCGCGCGGGGTGATACGGTGCTGCTCATGTCCGACGGCTTTCCCGAATTGTTCAACGCAGAGAACGAGATGCTCGATTCCACCCGCGTCCGGCAGCTTTATGAAGAAACCGCTTCCCGTTCTGCGGCTGAAATCATCCGCCATCTGGTCGCCGGCTGCGAGCAGTGGCAAAACGGCAAACCGCAGAATGATGACATCACGTTTGTCGTGTTGAAATTCAAGTGA
- a CDS encoding tetratricopeptide repeat protein — protein MMLAACAPSVPEEYHQAQRLYRQNKLTEALPLFEQALSKMPSDAEAHAWLAETYRRLGRREEAVSLARRALALAPCNSFAHTVIADAYNPMYGIWESADSDSTWTHLQRAVACDSTDGNAWVNMWTEAMRRGETAIAGRTLATAAKAGFFAPAALAYCRWMLQNLPEQALLVTNGDMDTYPAVALQQTEAFRADVAVVNRSLLNTPWYARYLREHYGLSLPFPDAQLDSLRAFKDEGGKLVTVSDQFLRAWVAQIATGEFTRPVAFSVTVDSTAIATFKDRLQFAGPYLVWQAGSLPAAPDTAKLRVNLTGLKADEFAGPFVSAQDRSPVRRVYTSGLARNLTAAALAHSDLLINAGSFTEAQSWLSWAEEFEKKTEAGPTFTARISSLRDAAQQGLERRPDKE, from the coding sequence ATGATGTTGGCCGCTTGTGCGCCCTCCGTGCCAGAGGAGTATCACCAGGCCCAGAGGCTGTATCGCCAGAACAAACTCACGGAGGCGCTGCCGTTGTTCGAGCAGGCCCTCAGCAAAATGCCAAGTGATGCGGAGGCGCATGCCTGGCTGGCTGAAACCTATCGGCGCTTGGGAAGGAGGGAGGAGGCGGTGAGCCTGGCGCGCCGGGCGCTTGCACTCGCGCCCTGCAACAGTTTTGCCCATACCGTTATCGCGGATGCCTATAATCCGATGTACGGCATTTGGGAAAGTGCAGACTCTGACAGCACCTGGACACATCTGCAAAGGGCCGTCGCTTGCGATTCCACTGACGGCAATGCCTGGGTGAATATGTGGACGGAGGCAATGCGCCGCGGTGAAACCGCGATTGCCGGGCGCACGCTTGCCACGGCCGCCAAGGCCGGTTTCTTTGCGCCGGCCGCGCTGGCCTATTGCCGCTGGATGCTGCAGAATCTCCCTGAACAAGCGTTGCTGGTGACCAATGGGGATATGGACACTTACCCGGCAGTGGCGCTGCAGCAGACCGAGGCCTTTCGCGCCGACGTTGCCGTCGTCAACCGCTCGCTGCTCAACACGCCATGGTATGCGCGTTACCTGCGAGAACATTATGGTCTTTCGCTTCCTTTTCCAGATGCACAATTGGATTCTCTCCGCGCTTTCAAGGACGAAGGGGGCAAGCTGGTGACGGTTTCCGATCAATTTCTGCGGGCATGGGTGGCGCAAATAGCGACGGGAGAATTCACCCGCCCCGTGGCTTTTTCGGTGACGGTTGACTCCACGGCAATCGCGACCTTCAAGGATCGACTGCAATTCGCCGGACCGTATTTGGTGTGGCAAGCAGGCTCCCTCCCGGCGGCGCCCGACACCGCGAAGCTGCGCGTCAATCTGACCGGCCTCAAGGCGGATGAGTTTGCCGGCCCGTTTGTCAGTGCCCAGGACCGCAGCCCGGTGCGGCGCGTCTACACCAGCGGCCTGGCGAGAAACCTCACCGCCGCCGCGCTGGCCCACAGCGACCTGCTGATCAATGCCGGCAGTTTCACTGAGGCGCAAAGCTGGTTGAGCTGGGCGGAGGAGTTCGAAAAGAAGACAGAGGCCGGTCCAACTTTCACTGCACGAATCTCCAGCTTGAGGGACGCCGCGCAGCAAGGCTTGGAACGCCGTCCCGATAAAGAATGA
- a CDS encoding PDZ domain-containing protein, whose product MKSLFRFLLVPAVALLIQACGNSSTPQGAPPALGAGAVQFASGNCALRIPFRMVDQLLIVPVTVNDSLKLEMIFDTGFGNEGAILFDPAAGGRLGLAYAASVNLGGGGEAANRTANVASGATLSLPGVRFVQQPLLVMSNKEAFRDWPADGIIGKTLCASLVEIDYERGVLNLYDGVATRPTDPGQEFQVTFSYGIPVVEAAAVLEGKQELALKLLLDTGVSFPLCLFTYSEERIQLPPRTIALTDEGLNGVMRCRVGRVAALKFGTFVLDQPLTGFFDQTAMGSATILGQNGFLGQETLQLFKVVLDYAGARVFLAPNASYPGSFDFNMAGLYLKTLPGGHLQVREVVEQSPAAEKGIEKDDQIVAVNGREVREIARLELHRLFLQNGATLRLTILRGGQRLEHALVLKRLI is encoded by the coding sequence ATGAAATCGCTGTTCCGTTTCTTGCTCGTGCCTGCGGTCGCCTTGTTGATCCAGGCGTGTGGAAATTCTTCAACTCCACAGGGTGCGCCGCCGGCCCTCGGCGCTGGGGCTGTGCAGTTCGCTTCCGGAAACTGCGCGCTGCGCATTCCCTTCCGGATGGTCGATCAACTCCTCATCGTGCCGGTCACCGTCAACGATTCTCTCAAACTGGAGATGATTTTCGATACCGGTTTTGGCAACGAGGGTGCGATACTCTTCGATCCGGCGGCGGGTGGCCGGCTGGGGCTGGCCTATGCTGCGTCGGTCAATTTGGGAGGTGGTGGCGAGGCGGCCAACCGGACGGCAAACGTGGCATCCGGCGCCACGTTGTCCCTGCCGGGCGTTCGGTTCGTCCAGCAGCCGCTGCTGGTTATGTCAAACAAAGAGGCGTTCAGAGACTGGCCGGCTGACGGCATCATCGGCAAAACGCTGTGCGCCAGCCTCGTTGAAATCGACTATGAACGCGGCGTCTTGAATTTGTATGACGGCGTTGCGACCAGACCAACAGATCCAGGCCAGGAGTTCCAGGTGACTTTTTCTTATGGCATTCCCGTGGTGGAGGCCGCCGCCGTGCTCGAGGGAAAACAAGAGCTGGCCCTCAAGCTGCTGCTAGACACTGGCGTTTCCTTTCCACTGTGTTTGTTTACCTACTCCGAGGAGAGAATTCAGTTGCCGCCGCGCACGATTGCCCTCACCGACGAAGGACTGAACGGCGTGATGCGATGCCGCGTGGGAAGGGTCGCTGCGCTGAAGTTTGGCACTTTTGTTTTGGACCAGCCATTGACGGGGTTTTTCGACCAGACAGCCATGGGATCGGCCACGATATTGGGGCAGAATGGCTTCCTAGGCCAGGAAACCCTGCAGTTGTTCAAGGTCGTGTTGGATTATGCCGGTGCGCGCGTCTTTCTTGCGCCGAACGCAAGCTACCCGGGCAGCTTCGATTTCAACATGGCGGGTTTGTATCTCAAGACCCTACCGGGCGGCCATCTGCAGGTGCGTGAAGTCGTGGAGCAGTCACCCGCCGCAGAAAAAGGCATCGAGAAGGATGATCAGATTGTTGCCGTCAATGGCCGAGAGGTGCGGGAAATCGCCCGGCTGGAGTTGCACCGGCTGTTTCTCCAGAACGGCGCCACGCTTCGCTTGACCATTCTCCGCGGCGGTCAGCGATTGGAGCACGCCCTGGTCCTGAAGCGGTTGATTTAG
- a CDS encoding ATP-binding cassette domain-containing protein has protein sequence MNDHVIAMHHVTKTFGKKVAVDDLSLLVPAQSIYGFIGPNGSGKTTTMRMIMNILYPDRGAIDVFGKSVFGRPPDNIGYLPEERGLYKKMKVRELLEFLGGLKSNRNVAREVEDWLVRLQLAACANQKIETLSKGMSQKVQFIAAVVTRPPLLVLDEPFSGLDPVNMEVIRQAILELRAQGTTVILSTHDMALAENMCDYICMIFRGKKVLDSTLDRIQSAYGHDTVRLRCEAGTAALHDLPGVTAVQDFGQLQELQLAPGCDPQTVLKAVLDRTAVYGFDLARPSLHAIFVRIAGPEAQEVGHA, from the coding sequence ATGAATGACCACGTCATCGCGATGCACCACGTCACCAAGACGTTCGGCAAGAAAGTGGCAGTCGACGATCTCTCGCTGCTGGTGCCGGCGCAGAGCATCTACGGCTTCATCGGGCCGAACGGCTCCGGCAAGACCACCACGATGCGAATGATCATGAACATCCTCTATCCCGACCGCGGTGCGATCGACGTCTTCGGCAAAAGCGTATTTGGCCGGCCGCCGGACAACATTGGCTATTTGCCGGAAGAGCGCGGCCTCTACAAAAAGATGAAGGTCCGCGAGCTGCTGGAATTCCTCGGCGGCCTCAAGAGCAACCGCAACGTGGCGCGCGAGGTCGAGGATTGGCTCGTGCGGCTGCAACTGGCTGCCTGCGCCAACCAGAAGATCGAAACGCTCAGCAAAGGCATGAGCCAGAAAGTGCAATTCATCGCGGCGGTGGTCACGCGGCCGCCGCTGCTCGTGCTCGATGAGCCTTTCAGCGGCCTGGATCCCGTGAACATGGAGGTGATCCGGCAGGCGATTCTGGAGCTGCGCGCGCAAGGCACCACCGTGATTCTCAGCACGCATGACATGGCGCTGGCGGAGAACATGTGCGATTACATCTGTATGATCTTTCGCGGCAAAAAGGTGCTCGATAGCACGCTCGACCGCATTCAATCCGCCTACGGCCACGATACCGTGCGGCTGCGCTGTGAGGCGGGTACGGCGGCGCTGCACGATCTTCCCGGCGTTACGGCGGTGCAGGATTTCGGCCAACTGCAGGAATTGCAGCTCGCCCCGGGTTGTGATCCGCAAACGGTTCTCAAGGCCGTTCTCGACCGCACCGCGGTGTATGGTTTCGATCTGGCGCGGCCGTCGTTGCATGCCATTTTCGTGCGCATTGCCGGCCCGGAAGCGCAGGAGGTGGGCCATGCGTAA
- a CDS encoding ABC transporter permease: MRKVLLIVKREYLAAVRTVGFAIGLVVAPLLLGGSFIAIKLLEGQVDTSDKRVAVVDYTGRLSAALVEAAARRNAEEVYAAGTKNKIKPAYLLEPVAPPVADPVKFRLQLSERVRRRELHAFLEIGAGVVHPRRDTAQTTIAFYAPNAAASEVRSWLRTPINEALRKLRLADAGIDPAAIPDLFDWMPIAGLGLLEQDQATGTAGEARRVSEMQSFGIPLIMGFLMLLMMMMGAMPLLNAVTEEKGQRIAEVLLGAVKPFEFMLGKVLGGVSVSLTGSVVYLLISVVITLYAGAAGVMPFTVVPWFFAYMILAILMVGAIMATLGAACNDAKDVQSLTFPAIIPILLPTFIMVPVLGEPNSTFALVASLFPLFSPILMLVRLSVPGGVPAWQPWAALFGMIAFALLLIWAGGRAFRVGILLQGKPPNLGEIMKWAVRG; the protein is encoded by the coding sequence ATGCGTAAAGTCCTCCTCATCGTCAAGCGCGAATATCTTGCGGCCGTGCGCACCGTCGGTTTTGCGATTGGGCTGGTGGTTGCGCCACTGCTCCTCGGGGGCAGTTTCATCGCCATCAAGCTTCTGGAAGGGCAGGTGGACACGAGTGACAAACGCGTTGCGGTGGTGGATTACACCGGCCGGCTGTCTGCCGCACTGGTCGAAGCCGCGGCGCGGCGAAACGCCGAAGAGGTGTATGCGGCCGGCACCAAAAACAAGATCAAGCCTGCTTATCTCCTCGAGCCGGTTGCCCCGCCCGTGGCGGATCCGGTGAAGTTTCGGCTGCAGCTTTCCGAGCGCGTCCGGCGCCGTGAATTGCACGCCTTTCTCGAAATCGGCGCGGGCGTGGTGCACCCCCGTCGCGATACGGCGCAAACAACCATTGCCTTCTATGCGCCCAATGCCGCCGCGAGCGAAGTGCGGAGCTGGCTGCGCACGCCAATCAATGAGGCGCTGCGCAAACTACGTTTGGCCGATGCCGGGATCGATCCCGCCGCCATTCCCGATCTCTTTGACTGGATGCCGATCGCAGGTCTGGGGCTGCTGGAACAGGATCAGGCCACCGGCACAGCCGGAGAGGCCCGGCGCGTCAGTGAAATGCAATCGTTCGGCATTCCGCTGATCATGGGCTTTCTCATGCTGCTCATGATGATGATGGGCGCGATGCCGCTGCTCAATGCCGTTACGGAAGAGAAAGGCCAGCGCATTGCGGAAGTGCTGCTGGGCGCGGTGAAGCCCTTCGAATTCATGCTCGGCAAGGTGCTCGGCGGGGTGAGTGTCTCGCTTACCGGTTCCGTGGTCTACCTGCTCATCAGTGTGGTCATCACGCTCTATGCCGGCGCCGCCGGCGTGATGCCCTTCACGGTGGTGCCGTGGTTCTTTGCCTATATGATTCTCGCGATCTTGATGGTGGGCGCCATCATGGCGACGCTGGGTGCGGCCTGCAACGATGCCAAGGACGTGCAGTCGCTGACCTTCCCCGCGATCATTCCGATTCTGCTGCCCACTTTCATTATGGTCCCGGTGTTGGGTGAGCCGAATTCGACCTTTGCGCTGGTCGCCTCCTTGTTCCCGCTGTTTTCACCGATTCTCATGCTCGTTCGTTTGAGTGTGCCCGGTGGCGTCCCAGCGTGGCAGCCCTGGGCGGCGTTGTTTGGAATGATTGCTTTTGCATTGTTGCTCATCTGGGCGGGAGGCCGCGCCTTTCGCGTCGGCATTCTGTTGCAGGGCAAGCCGCCCAACCTGGGAGAAATCATGAAGTGGGCGGTGCGCGGCTGA
- a CDS encoding DUF5687 family protein, producing MHFELLRHTWQAAVRSVLWYRNLATNVFLGALLLLLILNLLSLGLFIDQLFLRLLPGRDPVTAGSGLLVYYFLIDLAMRAVLQRVPGLEIRPYLPLPVPRIRLIHHLLVRSALSLFNFLPLLVLAPFAVKVIMPQHGSVPALAWLFAAWGLIMSASFLHVSLDRQHLAKPQRALAVGLFFLLCLAADRLKLVSLAGMSSAFFQLILTHPGATVLPWGMVALLYFFNVSTLRRYLYLDQLPASGARRRKPAGGLAWLERRGEIGCFLALELKLLWRHKRARSSFSLVLITAAIMPLFYPTIKDQLEFYPLPGAPPASLVAVPVSSAEERLVTFRVISNPAQAKAHVYLTGDHVRLGKWQPAFLPLQQQSDSAWSRAVAFEAGTTVRYIFTLGSWENEAGMDGGPEPEVHSFVVRGDTTLTHAHPRWKTPHRLIPVEVMIIYMGLLVTGIAMLIYGQFVFSWESGFFDFLLSRPLPLLQYLRAKFVLLLAFTVPLFLLSLLLGFYSKQLLWLNSALFLYNLGVNAVVLLAWATFSRKRLDLNASIFSTQGKGSSQFIVILPTLIVPILLYLPFALAHHADLGFVFLASLGGLGLLFQSVALRGIARLFLRQKYQMAAGFREL from the coding sequence ATGCACTTCGAACTCCTGCGACATACTTGGCAGGCCGCGGTGCGGTCGGTGCTGTGGTATCGCAACCTCGCTACCAATGTCTTTCTGGGTGCCCTTCTTCTGCTGCTGATTTTGAATCTGCTCTCGCTGGGTTTGTTCATTGATCAGCTTTTCCTGAGGTTGCTTCCCGGTCGCGACCCGGTCACCGCCGGCAGCGGCCTGCTGGTTTACTACTTTCTGATCGATCTCGCGATGCGGGCCGTCCTGCAACGCGTGCCAGGACTGGAGATTCGGCCCTATTTGCCTCTACCGGTTCCGCGCATTCGGCTCATTCATCATCTGCTCGTGCGCTCGGCGCTGTCGCTGTTCAATTTCCTGCCGTTGCTCGTGCTGGCGCCGTTCGCCGTCAAAGTGATCATGCCGCAGCACGGCAGCGTGCCTGCGCTGGCGTGGCTGTTTGCGGCCTGGGGGCTGATCATGAGCGCGAGCTTTTTGCATGTTTCTCTCGACCGGCAGCATCTCGCCAAGCCGCAGCGCGCCCTGGCCGTGGGCCTGTTCTTTCTTCTCTGTCTGGCGGCCGACCGGCTGAAGCTGGTGAGCCTCGCGGGCATGTCCTCCGCCTTTTTTCAATTGATCCTGACGCATCCAGGGGCGACGGTGCTGCCGTGGGGAATGGTGGCGTTGCTCTACTTTTTCAACGTGAGTACCCTGCGTCGCTATCTGTATCTTGACCAACTTCCTGCCTCCGGCGCACGGCGGCGCAAACCGGCCGGCGGCCTCGCCTGGCTGGAGCGGCGCGGTGAGATCGGTTGCTTCCTGGCACTGGAACTGAAGTTGCTCTGGCGGCACAAGCGCGCGCGCTCCAGTTTTTCGCTGGTGCTCATCACGGCCGCGATCATGCCGTTGTTCTATCCCACCATCAAAGATCAACTGGAGTTCTACCCGCTGCCAGGTGCACCGCCGGCCTCACTTGTTGCCGTGCCGGTCTCGTCTGCCGAGGAGCGGCTGGTGACCTTTCGGGTGATTTCCAATCCTGCGCAGGCGAAAGCCCATGTTTATCTCACCGGCGATCATGTACGCCTGGGCAAATGGCAACCGGCATTCCTGCCGTTGCAGCAACAGTCGGACAGCGCCTGGAGCCGGGCGGTGGCCTTCGAAGCAGGTACGACCGTGCGCTACATTTTCACGCTGGGATCATGGGAAAACGAAGCCGGCATGGACGGAGGGCCGGAGCCGGAGGTGCACTCGTTCGTCGTTCGCGGCGACACCACGCTCACGCATGCACACCCGCGCTGGAAGACGCCGCACCGGCTCATCCCGGTCGAGGTCATGATCATCTACATGGGGCTGCTGGTGACCGGCATCGCGATGTTGATCTACGGCCAGTTCGTTTTCAGTTGGGAAAGCGGCTTCTTTGATTTTCTCCTGAGCCGCCCGCTGCCGTTGCTGCAGTATCTCCGGGCCAAATTCGTGCTGCTGCTGGCTTTCACCGTGCCGCTCTTTTTGTTGAGTCTGTTGCTGGGCTTCTATTCGAAGCAGTTGCTGTGGCTCAACAGCGCGCTCTTTCTCTACAACCTCGGCGTGAATGCCGTGGTGTTGCTGGCATGGGCCACCTTTTCCCGCAAGCGTCTGGATTTGAATGCGAGTATTTTCAGCACGCAAGGCAAGGGCAGCAGCCAGTTCATCGTGATTCTGCCAACGCTCATCGTGCCGATTCTGCTCTATCTTCCCTTTGCGTTGGCGCATCATGCGGATCTCGGCTTTGTGTTTTTGGCGAGCCTGGGCGGCCTCGGCTTGTTGTTTCAGAGCGTCGCGTTGCGCGGCATTGCCAGGCTGTTCCTCCGGCAGAAATACCAGATGGCAGCCGGCTTCCGGGAATTGTGA
- a CDS encoding ABC transporter ATP-binding protein, whose amino-acid sequence MIETRNLIKRYNGVAVLHLPHLQVKRGESFGLVGNNGAGKTTFFSLILDLIEASEGAVLSKGIAVKQSEHWKRYTGAYLDERFLIDYLTPEEYFDFVCRLYDLPPARYAAFLDRFQDFFNGEILGQHKYIREFSRGNQKKIGIAAALLAQPEVLILDEPFPHLDPTTVLRLLRMLKDFHLQQQATVLISSHDLNHVTEVCERIAILEKGVIIHDLQRDDATLATLQAYFTRQMTDE is encoded by the coding sequence ATGATCGAGACGCGCAATCTCATCAAGCGGTACAACGGTGTGGCCGTGTTGCATTTGCCGCATCTGCAGGTCAAGCGCGGTGAAAGCTTCGGCCTGGTGGGCAACAACGGTGCGGGCAAGACCACGTTCTTCAGCCTGATCCTGGACTTGATCGAGGCGAGCGAGGGCGCCGTTCTTTCCAAGGGCATCGCTGTCAAGCAAAGCGAGCACTGGAAACGCTACACCGGAGCGTACCTCGATGAGCGGTTTCTCATCGACTATCTCACCCCGGAGGAATACTTCGACTTCGTTTGCCGGCTGTATGATCTACCGCCGGCGAGGTATGCCGCCTTCCTCGACCGCTTTCAGGATTTTTTCAATGGCGAAATTCTCGGGCAACACAAGTACATTCGCGAGTTTTCCCGCGGCAATCAAAAAAAGATCGGCATCGCTGCGGCGCTGCTGGCCCAGCCCGAGGTGCTCATTCTCGATGAGCCGTTTCCACATTTGGATCCTACGACAGTGCTGCGTCTCCTCCGCATGCTGAAAGATTTTCACCTGCAGCAGCAGGCGACGGTGCTGATCTCCAGTCATGACTTGAATCATGTCACGGAAGTCTGCGAACGGATCGCCATTCTGGAAAAGGGCGTGATCATTCATGATCTCCAGCGTGATGACGCCACGCTGGCCACGCTGCAGGCGTATTTCACCCGGCAAATGACGGATGAGTGA
- a CDS encoding YbjQ family protein has protein sequence MTTTAFTLDGQRIIKTFGIVRGIIVRSRSIFGTLGAALQTVVGGNITIFSELCEQTRFDAFEMMVNHALEMGANAVIGVRYDATEIMDGVTEVLCYGTAVLMEPEGH, from the coding sequence ATGACGACAACGGCATTCACCCTCGACGGCCAGCGCATCATCAAGACCTTCGGGATCGTGCGCGGCATCATCGTGCGCTCGCGTTCAATCTTTGGGACGCTGGGCGCCGCCCTGCAAACCGTCGTGGGCGGTAACATCACCATCTTCTCCGAACTGTGCGAACAGACCCGCTTCGATGCTTTTGAGATGATGGTCAATCACGCTCTGGAAATGGGCGCGAATGCCGTGATCGGCGTGCGCTACGATGCCACCGAAATCATGGACGGTGTGACCGAGGTCCTGTGCTACGGCACCGCCGTTCTGATGGAGCCGGAAGGCCATTGA